The DNA region CAGATGCCGGGCCATCCGACCGGCTGCAGGGCCGCCCGTGGCGACGAACCAATCCACCATGTCTGTCAGCACGGTCAATGCGGTGTCAGATGTCACCGCGCGGCCCGCCGCAGCCCCGTCGGCCACCAGGATCAAGCCGCCATCGTCCGCGCGCTCCAGACGGACATCGGCGGGGGCGTCGGTCAACCAGGCCGCACCGCCGGTATCGATGGCATATCCGAATTTCGCCGGAAGCTCCGGGAGGGCTGGCAAATGGTCCAGCAGCATCCGCGCCAGCTCGAAAGTCTCGTCCCCCGCGTCCCATTCCGGCGTCATGAGCAGGTTGCGCCGCCCCTCAAGGGTTGGGTCTTCATCCAGAAGTCGCGCTGCTTGCAATGCCTCGATCACGGCCCCGAATGCGGCTTCTGCCACGCCGCGGATCTGGACGTTGGCGCGGCTGGTCAATTCCAGCGTTCCGGTCCCGTAGGCCTCCGCCACATCACACAGCGCGAGGGCCTGGCGCGCACTGATCTCTCCCATCCAAGGCCGAACCCGTACCACTAAACCGTCGCCCGACGCCATCGGGCGGTAGGCCCCCGGACACCAGCCTTTGACGACAGGCTCATTCGCGGTTGGCCCCTTCATTCCGCCGCCTCCAGATCCGCAAGGATCGAGTTGCGCCGCGATTGCCATAGCCCTACCGCATGCAGCTGCGCGAACCGGTCGCGCATGGCTGCGAGTGCGTGCGGGTTGGCATCGGACAGAAACGCCGTCACGTCGACCTGACCCAACGTCGCCTCAAAATACGCGTCGAAAAGATGCGAGGGAACAACCGGGGCCAGCTGCGCGAAGGCGGCCATATTCTCAAGTGTCGCGGCGATTTCAGCGGCACCCCGGAAGCCGTGGCGACGCATGCCGGTGATCCAGTCCGGATTGGCGGCGCGCGCGAGGACGACGCGGGCAATCTCTTCCGTCAGCGCCCGGGCACGGGGCTTGGCGGGGTTGGTGACGTCGAGGTGGTAGGCCGTGGCGGTGCCGCCCGTGAGGGATTGTGCGGCAAGGAATCCCGCCTCATGGGTCGCGTAATCTTCGGCCAGTAGGACATCGGTTTCCGGCAGATCCTGCAGGTGCACGAAGGCATCGGCTTGGGCGACGCGGCGGCGCAGACCTTCCGCATCCTTGCGGATCGTGTCGCCATCCAAAGCGTAGGATGACGCGGCCAGCCAAGCCGCCCCGGCCGCGGCCCGTGCAGCCTCCGAGTAATCACCGATCTGGGGGGCTATCCCAACGCC from Jannaschia sp. CCS1 includes:
- a CDS encoding precorrin-3B synthase, translated to MKGPTANEPVVKGWCPGAYRPMASGDGLVVRVRPWMGEISARQALALCDVAEAYGTGTLELTSRANVQIRGVAEAAFGAVIEALQAARLLDEDPTLEGRRNLLMTPEWDAGDETFELARMLLDHLPALPELPAKFGYAIDTGGAAWLTDAPADVRLERADDGGLILVADGAAAGRAVTSDTALTVLTDMVDWFVATGGPAAGRMARHLREVELPKEWTEVPRRQGPRPTRSAKGGLFGAPFGQVDTQALRALLQSGDVETLRVLPGRVLLAIGSSQSVPAGFCAPDDPLLRVHACTGAPGCAQARGPTRSLARTLVASLPDGHSLHVSGCAKGCAFPRVADLTYVATDAGFDLVRQGAPWDAPVVRGISADALLASIPQG